In one Leptidea sinapis chromosome 25, ilLepSina1.1, whole genome shotgun sequence genomic region, the following are encoded:
- the LOC126972229 gene encoding polycomb protein Scm: MLQPPLGFRMNASSWPMFLLKTLNGAEMAPAKVFQPEPPTPKSNLFVVGQKLEAVDKKNPQLICCATVGAVKNDQIHVTFDGWRGAFDYWCKYDSRDIFPVGWCARAGHLLQPPGQKSATAPSRFKLRPSIPPNPALPEGGSTGTTTTNSESPTPIPNVTLRIRSSCTGGSTVLPTSVTGVGPSGAAESLVKELLSVHPDPQKLTRAILTASSSYSNITNVQVSTGNKNYSVKVPSDLSNDELKNWLKVVCAGVGCCVGMIEIVTGESAGRPCALCGESTSNTITPAVCGLKRTKSQDSLPGSSANATNGNPNVKLARISPERPEPASSTTGAPPPPPSAVAPADWSVEDVIGFIAAADPALAGHADLFRKHEIDGKALQLLNSDMMMKYMGLKLGPALKICNLASKIKNRRHYST; the protein is encoded by the exons ATGTTACAACCACCATTAGGCTTCAGAATGAATGCAAGTAGTTGGCCAATGTTTTTGCTTAAAACCTTAAATGGAGCAGAGATGGCACCAGCCAAGGTGTTTCAACCGGAACCACCAACTCCGAAATCAAACTTATTTGTTGTTGGTCAGAAGTTGGAGGCAGTGGATAAAAAAAATCCACAGTTGATTTGTTGTGCAACTGTAGGGGCAGTAAAAAATGATCAAATTCATGTTACATTTGATGGTTGGAGAGGTGCATTTGATTACTGGTGTAAATATGATTCAAGGGATATATTTCCAGTTGGGTGGTGTGCAAGAGCTGGTCATCTTTTGCAACCACCTGGTCAAAAAAGTGCTACAGCTCCATCTAG GTTTAAATTACGTCCTAGTATTCCACCTAACCCAGCTCTACCAGAGGGTGGGTCTACTGGTACAACAACGACAAATTCGGAAAGTCCAACACCTATACCAAATGTAACCTTGCGCATTCGCAGTAGTTGCACAGGTGGCAGCACCGTGTTACCCACGTCTGTCACTGGTGTTGGTCCATCTGGTGCTGCAGAGTCCTTAGTGAAGGAATTGCTAAGTGTCCATCCAGATCCACAAAAGCTCACACGGGCTATCCTTACAGCATCAAGCAGTTATTCAAATATTACTAATGTGCAG GTTTCCACTGGTAATAAGAATTATTCAGTCAAAGTTCCTTCAGATTTAAGTAATGACGAGTTGAAGAATTGGTTAAAAGTTGTCTGCGCTGGAGTTGGATGTTGTGTGGGAATGATCGAGATAGTGACCGGGGAGTCTGCAGGTCGACCCTGCGCACTGTGTGGGGAGTCCACGTCTAACACGATCACACCTGCTGTCTGTGGCCTTAAGAGAACTAAAAGT CAAGACTCTCTTCCCGGTAGCAGCGCGAATGCAACAAACGGCAACCCTAATGTAAAGTTAGCCCGAATATCGCCGGAGCGACCTGAACCAGCTTCTTCAACAACGGGTGCTCCGCCGCCGCCGCCCTCTGCAGTTGCACCTGCTGATTGGTCCGTTGAGGATGTGATCGGGTTCATTGCTGCTGCGGATCCAGCCCTCGCTGGTCATGCTGATCTCTTCAGGAAACAT GAAATAGACGGCAAGGCGCTTCAATTGCTCAACTCTGACATGATGATGAAGTACATGGGCTTGAAGCTCGGGCCCGCTTTGAAAATTTGCAATCTCGCCTCCAAGATAAAAAACCGACGCCATTATAGCACTTAG